A region from the Oncorhynchus clarkii lewisi isolate Uvic-CL-2024 chromosome 8, UVic_Ocla_1.0, whole genome shotgun sequence genome encodes:
- the LOC139415331 gene encoding saccharopine dehydrogenase-like oxidoreductase, which translates to MATVTSTRPYHIIIFGASGFTGQFVVEEVARTAFEGPSGSLKWALAGRSRQRLEGVLNQAAETLRKPELRTEVEIIVADVSQADSLAIMCQQGLVVLNCVGPYRFYGEPVVKACIENGAHCVDICGEPQFLERMQLEYHSRAMDSGVYVIGSCGFDSIPADMGILYTKNQFKGTLTAVESFLTIHTGPEGGCAHDGTWQSAIYGFADSGSLRKLRKKFGHQPLPVVGATVKKRGSLFFSKEIDQYAIPFMGSDPSVVRRSQRFLYEGHQELPVQYSAYVGVGGVWSLIKMFCGGLLFWFLGKFGLGRKLLITFPEFFSFGVFTKAGPSRKQMEGTSFSLTFFGEGYAEGLDPSQGRPNARICTQIHGAEPGYVATPVAMVQAAITVLNEPQFLPIKGGVYSPGAAFARTTLIDRLNRHGLVFSVKRF; encoded by the exons ATGGCGACTGTAACCTCTACCAGACCTTATCATATTATAATATTCGGAGCCTCCGGTTTCACCGGGCAGTTTGTGGTGGAAGAGGTAGCCCGGACCGCCTTCGAAGGACCCAGCGGGTCTCTGAAATGGGCCTTGGCCGGGCGTAGCAGACAGCGGCTGGAGGGAGTTCTGAACCAAGCCGCCGAGACCCTCC GTAAGCCGGAGTTAAGGACTGAAGTTGAAATCATTGTGGCTGATGTTTCCCAAGCAGATTCATTGGCCATCATGTGCCAACAAGGACTAGTTGTTCTCAACTGTGTGGGGCCA TACAGGTTCTATGGTGAGCCAGTGGTTAAGGCCTGCATAGAGAATGGAGCCCACTGCGTAGACATCTGTGGAGAACCTCAG TTCCTGGAGAGAATGCAACTGGAGTACCACAGCAGAGCGATGGACAGTGGAGTGTATGTGATTGGCAGCTGTGGCTTTGACTCCATACCAGCTGACATGGGCATCCTGTACACAAAGAACCAGTTTAAAG GAACACTGACAGCTGTGGAGAGCTTCCTGACTATACACACTGGTCCTGAG GGAGGCTGTGCCCACGACGGCACATGGCAGTCCGCCATCTACGGCTTTGCAGACAGCGGCTCCCTGAGGAAGCTGAGGAAGAAATTTGGCCACCAACCTCTCCCAGTTGTAGGAGCCACGGTCAAGAAGAG GGGTAGCCTCTTCTTCAGTAAGGAGATTGACCAGTATGCCATACCCTTCATGGGCTCAGACCCATCAGTAGTCAGGAGATCCCAGCGCTTCCTATATGAGGGCCATCAGGAGTTACCA GTACAGTACTCTGCATATGTAGGGGTCGGTGGCGTCTGGTCGTTGATAAAGATGTTCTGTGGTGGCCTGCTCTTCTGGTTCCTAGGGAAGTTCGGCCTGGGAAGGAAGCTCCTCATTACG TTTCCAGAGTTCTTCTCCTTTGGCGTGTTCACCAAGGCTGGACCCAGCAGGAAGCAG ATGGAGGGAACATCTTTCAGTCTGACGTTTTTCGGGGAGGGCTATGCTGAGGGGCTGGACCCGTCTCAGGGAAGACCCAACGCTAGGATCTGTACCCAGATACACGGAGCAG AGCCTGGCTATgtagccacacctgttgctatGGTACAGGCAGCTATCACTGTGCTGAATGAACCACAATTCCTTCCTATAAA gggaggagtgtaCAGTCCAGGAGCTGCATTTGCCAGGACAACTCTCATTGACCGCCTCAACAGACATGGCCTGGTGTTCTCAGTGAAGAGATTCTGA